A region of the Paracoccaceae bacterium genome:
CAAGCGCCATCATCAGGTAGATCCCCATCGAGGCCAGCGCGATGCCCATCCCGTCTGCCTCGGAGGCGGGCATCACCTGCCGCAGGACCGTGGGCAGGAACGCGCGCAGCATCGTGTCGACCACGCCCAGAAACAGCCCCGCCACGAAGGCCCCCTTGATCGAGCCCACGCCGCCCACGACCACCACGACGAAGGTGGCGAGCAGGATCTGTTCGCCCATCCCCACCTGGACCGCACTGATCGGCCCCGACAGATAGCCCGCCAGCCCCGCCAGCAGCGCCCCCAGGCCGAACACCACGGTATAGAGCAGCCGTATGTCCACCCCGAGCGCCCGCACCATGTCGCGGTTGGTGGCCCCCGCCCGGACAAGCGCGCCGATCCGCGTGCGGTTGATCAGCAGATACAGCCCCGCCGCCACCAGAAGGCCCACCGCGATGATCAGGATGCGATAGGTCGGATAGGGCAGGCCGGGCAGGATCTCGACCGACCCGTCCAGCCCGGCAGGCAGGCGGGTGAACACCGGCTGCCGCCCGAAGCCCAGCACGATCAGCTGGTTGAACGTCAGGATCAGGGCAAAGGTCGCCAGCACCTGATCCAGGTGGTCCCGCGCATAGAGGCGCCGGATCACCACCGTCTCGATCACGAAACCGGTGATCGCGGCCGCCGCCAGTGCCGCCGGAAGGCCCAGCCAGAAGCTGCCGGTCTCGGCCGCCACCAGGGTTCCGGCATAGGCCCCCACCATGAACAGCGATCCATGGGCCAGGTTGATCACCCCCATGATGCCGAAGATCAGCGTCAGCCCGGCGGCCAGCAGGAACAGGGTGATCCCGTATTGCAGGCCGTTCAGCAACTGTTCGAGAAACAGGATCATGCGCCTGCCCGAGCGTTCAGGGGTTCCGATGGAAGAAGGGCCGGGGCTGCATCCCCGGCCCCTGTGGCGTCACATCTTGCAGGCGTCGGCGTAGATGTCGCCCACATTGTCGCGCAGCTGTTCGCCGGTCCTGGCCACCGGCTTGCCGCCCTCGCCCGCCACGATGTCGACCATGAACCAGTCCTGCACCGGGTGCTGGTTCTTGCCCCAGGCGAAATCGCCCCGGGTGCTGGCCCATTCGGCGGTGCGCAGCGCCTCGGCGAAGGCATCGACGTCATCGACGCTGCCGGTCTTTTCCAGGGCCGCGCCGATCAGGATCGCGGTATCCCATGCCTGCTGGGCATAGTAGGTGATCGGGCGGTCGCCGTACTTGCCGCGCCAGGCGGCCACGAAGGCCTTGGACGCGTCGTTGTCGAAATCCTCGTTCCAGTGCGTCGTGGCCTTGATGCCCACGGCGGCCTCGCCCACGGCGTTCAGGATCACGCCATCGACCGAAGGCTCCGACAGGACCATCGGGATCGCGCCCAGAAGACCGGCCTGCTGGTACTGCTTGAGGAACGCGATACCCAGGCCGCCGGGATGGAACTGGAACACCACTTCCGGATCGGCGGCGCGGATCTGCGCCATCTCGCTGGCGAAATCGGTCTGGTCAAGCTGGGTGAATATCTCGGTCACCTCGCCCTCGAACAGCCGCTTGAAGCCTTCGATGGCGTCCTTGCCGGCCTGATAGTTGGGCGCAAGCGCCACCGCCCTCTTGAAGCCGAGCACCTTCGCCGCGGCGCCCGATGCCTCGTGCAGGCTGTCGTTCTGCCAGCTCACCACGAAATAGTTGGGGTGGCATCCCTCGCCTGCCAGATTCGACGGGCCGGCGTTCGGGCTGATGTAGATCGCGCCCGAGTCGACCACCTCGGGCACCGTGGCGCCCGCGACGTTCGAGAACACGATGCCCGTGATCAGCTTGATGCCGTCGTCGTTCAGGAACTTCTGCGCGATCTGCAGGCCGTTGCCGGGCTTCAGGCCGTCGTCCTCGACCACGAACTCCACCTCCACGCCGCCCAGCTTGCCGCCGCCCTGCTCGGCGGCCAGCAGCATCGCGTCGCGGATCTGTTCGCCGATATAGCCGGGCGGGCCGGACAGTGTGGTGATCACGCCGATCTTCACCGGATCGGCAAGGCCCGGCAGCGCGGTCAGCGCCAGTAGGCTCGCGGCAGACAGCAGT
Encoded here:
- a CDS encoding branched-chain amino acid ABC transporter permease, which gives rise to MILFLEQLLNGLQYGITLFLLAAGLTLIFGIMGVINLAHGSLFMVGAYAGTLVAAETGSFWLGLPAALAAAAITGFVIETVVIRRLYARDHLDQVLATFALILTFNQLIVLGFGRQPVFTRLPAGLDGSVEILPGLPYPTYRILIIAVGLLVAAGLYLLINRTRIGALVRAGATNRDMVRALGVDIRLLYTVVFGLGALLAGLAGYLSGPISAVQVGMGEQILLATFVVVVVGGVGSIKGAFVAGLFLGVVDTMLRAFLPTVLRQVMPASEADGMGIALASMGIYLMMALVLLVRPRGLFAAGS
- a CDS encoding ABC transporter substrate-binding protein gives rise to the protein MKKLLSAASLLALTALPGLADPVKIGVITTLSGPPGYIGEQIRDAMLLAAEQGGGKLGGVEVEFVVEDDGLKPGNGLQIAQKFLNDDGIKLITGIVFSNVAGATVPEVVDSGAIYISPNAGPSNLAGEGCHPNYFVVSWQNDSLHEASGAAAKVLGFKRAVALAPNYQAGKDAIEGFKRLFEGEVTEIFTQLDQTDFASEMAQIRAADPEVVFQFHPGGLGIAFLKQYQQAGLLGAIPMVLSEPSVDGVILNAVGEAAVGIKATTHWNEDFDNDASKAFVAAWRGKYGDRPITYYAQQAWDTAILIGAALEKTGSVDDVDAFAEALRTAEWASTRGDFAWGKNQHPVQDWFMVDIVAGEGGKPVARTGEQLRDNVGDIYADACKM